In a genomic window of Candidatus Paceibacterota bacterium:
- a CDS encoding FAD-dependent oxidoreductase, protein MIYDLAIIGGGPAGVAAGVYAARKKLKTVFITESFGGQSIVSEGVENWIGSIKISGTELAKNLEQHLKAYASNEVFIKEGVRVQKIEKIDDIEAKFAVITSGKNADGSPEIFKTKTVLITTGSSRRRLQAVGADQFEHKGLTYCASCDGPLFTGQDVAVIGGGNAGFESAAQLLAYCRSVTLLHKNADFKADPVTVSAVLANPHMKAVMDVSILEVKGDKFVTGLVYKNNKTGESTEIPVTGIFVEIGAVPATSFVADVVALAPGGFVVVDPRNQRTTTDGIWAAGDCTDGLYHQNNIAAGDAVKALEDIYVYLRAK, encoded by the coding sequence ATGATTTACGATTTAGCTATCATTGGAGGAGGACCTGCAGGTGTAGCCGCTGGTGTGTATGCAGCGCGCAAAAAACTCAAGACTGTTTTTATTACCGAAAGCTTTGGTGGACAGAGTATTGTATCTGAAGGTGTGGAAAATTGGATTGGCTCAATCAAAATCAGCGGCACTGAGCTGGCCAAAAATCTCGAACAACATCTCAAAGCTTACGCCAGCAATGAAGTTTTTATAAAGGAAGGGGTAAGGGTGCAAAAAATTGAAAAAATTGACGACATCGAAGCCAAATTTGCTGTCATTACTTCAGGTAAAAATGCCGACGGATCACCTGAAATTTTTAAAACCAAAACTGTCCTCATCACAACAGGCAGCTCACGCCGCCGACTCCAAGCTGTTGGAGCAGACCAATTTGAGCATAAAGGACTCACCTACTGTGCCAGTTGTGATGGACCTCTTTTTACTGGTCAAGATGTAGCCGTGATCGGTGGGGGCAATGCAGGCTTCGAGAGTGCAGCCCAGCTGCTTGCCTATTGCCGATCTGTCACTCTTTTGCACAAGAACGCGGATTTCAAAGCAGACCCTGTCACCGTCTCGGCAGTCCTCGCCAATCCTCATATGAAAGCCGTCATGGATGTCTCTATCCTTGAAGTCAAAGGGGATAAATTTGTGACGGGTTTAGTCTATAAAAATAATAAAACTGGCGAATCGACCGAGATTCCCGTCACCGGTATTTTTGTCGAGATTGGAGCTGTACCAGCCACTTCTTTTGTGGCCGATGTAGTTGCTTTGGCTCCAGGAGGCTTTGTCGTCGTCGATCCACGCAACCAACGTACCACCACAGACGGCATCTGGGCTGCCGGTGATTGCACCGATGGCCTCTATCATCAAAACAATATCGCTGCTGGCGACGCTGTCAAAGCTTTAGAAGATATTTATGTTTATTTGAGGGCTAAATAA
- the ftsZ gene encoding cell division protein FtsZ yields the protein MPQVKPEVETFARIKVIGVGGSGKNAINHMINSKVRGVDFIAVNTDAQDLHHSLAKQKIHIGKNLTKGLGTGMNPDLGKRAVEETKEEVQEAIKGADMVFVACGLGGGTGSGASPIVARTAKELGALTVAVVTKPFFFEGQQRMKVADIALEELRKEVDAIIIVPNDRLLNNITKETTAKSAFAMCDEILKQAVEGISDLITTPGIINIDFADIRSIMQNAGAALMGIGTASGEKRAEEAAKAAISSPLLELSMAGSKGVLFSIAGGDDLTMFEIQDAAKIITESVDVNAKIIFGTVKDEKLKKSEIKITVIASSFPDSGNVPGKKSLFDSTFGIGAVTKQDSNANGEKGKIFNSVTPSESTAEEKKIEVVGDEDDWAAVPAFLRRSKLK from the coding sequence ATGCCACAAGTCAAACCAGAAGTAGAAACATTTGCCCGCATTAAAGTGATCGGAGTCGGAGGTTCAGGTAAAAATGCCATCAATCACATGATCAACAGCAAGGTTCGCGGCGTTGATTTTATTGCCGTCAACACTGACGCTCAGGATTTACATCATTCTCTCGCTAAACAAAAAATTCATATCGGAAAAAATCTTACCAAGGGTTTGGGTACTGGCATGAATCCTGATCTTGGCAAACGAGCCGTCGAAGAAACAAAAGAAGAAGTCCAGGAAGCTATCAAAGGTGCCGACATGGTATTTGTAGCTTGCGGACTCGGAGGCGGTACCGGATCTGGTGCCAGTCCTATTGTCGCTCGTACAGCTAAAGAGCTTGGCGCTCTCACTGTGGCCGTAGTCACCAAGCCTTTCTTTTTTGAGGGTCAGCAGCGCATGAAAGTAGCTGATATTGCTTTAGAAGAGCTTCGCAAAGAAGTGGATGCCATCATTATTGTTCCCAACGATCGTCTCTTAAACAATATTACCAAGGAAACTACAGCTAAAAGTGCTTTCGCCATGTGTGATGAGATTCTCAAGCAAGCCGTAGAGGGTATTTCTGACCTTATTACTACTCCTGGTATCATCAACATCGACTTCGCAGATATTCGCTCCATCATGCAAAATGCTGGCGCGGCTCTTATGGGTATCGGTACCGCTTCAGGTGAAAAACGAGCCGAAGAAGCAGCCAAAGCGGCTATTAGCTCCCCTCTCCTTGAGCTTTCCATGGCCGGCTCAAAAGGCGTCCTCTTCTCCATTGCAGGTGGGGATGACTTGACTATGTTTGAAATCCAGGATGCTGCCAAGATCATCACTGAGTCAGTGGATGTCAACGCCAAAATTATTTTCGGTACCGTCAAAGATGAAAAGCTCAAGAAAAGCGAAATCAAGATCACTGTCATTGCTTCAAGCTTTCCTGACAGCGGAAATGTCCCTGGCAAAAAATCTCTTTTTGACAGTACTTTCGGCATCGGAGCGGTCACAAAACAGGATTCAAACGCAAACGGTGAGAAAGGTAAGATTTTCAATTCCGTCACCCCTTCAGAATCCACTGCCGAAGAAAAGAAAATTGAAGTCGTCGGAGATGAGGATGATTGGGCAGCCGTGCCCGCGTTTCTTCGGAGGTCAAAACTAAAGTAA
- the ftsA gene encoding cell division protein FtsA, whose translation MARSIAVGIDIGTHQIKVVVAELAPEKDKEVPRIIATGYAESKGLRHGYITNVAEAAKSIRTAIAQAEKSAGIRIRKAYLAVGGAGLSGVTNIGTVLITKNDSEITDADVKKALESSENELPESFTLNRKILHTIPLMFRVDGRTVLGKPQGMKGSKLEVRTLFVTCLSHHLSDLVKALGEADVEIEDVIAAPLATSFVTLTKTQKIAGCVLANIGAETVSIIVFENNIPVSVEVFSIGSNDITNDIALGLKISIEDAELIKLGGPKSVQYPKKKLDEIILARLSDIFELIEGHLKKIERSGLLPAGIIITGGGSGVTNIEEFARISLKLPSKKASFKFPVPLKGSFREAEWAVAYGLCLVGLTSEDNDITSLRPGTSAISKVGLKIWPSLKRLFAQLLP comes from the coding sequence ATGGCACGCTCTATCGCTGTTGGCATTGATATAGGTACCCACCAGATCAAGGTGGTAGTGGCTGAGCTCGCGCCTGAAAAAGACAAAGAAGTGCCCCGCATCATTGCCACCGGCTACGCCGAGTCAAAAGGACTTCGTCATGGCTATATCACCAATGTGGCCGAAGCAGCCAAAAGTATTCGCACCGCTATCGCTCAAGCCGAAAAAAGTGCCGGCATCCGTATTCGAAAAGCATACCTCGCTGTCGGAGGAGCTGGCTTGTCTGGAGTGACCAATATCGGGACAGTTTTAATTACCAAAAATGATTCCGAGATCACCGACGCTGATGTTAAAAAGGCCCTCGAGTCCAGCGAAAATGAGCTCCCTGAATCATTCACTCTCAACCGCAAAATTCTCCACACTATTCCCTTGATGTTTCGGGTAGACGGCCGTACCGTCCTCGGCAAGCCTCAAGGTATGAAAGGTTCAAAGCTCGAAGTACGCACCCTTTTCGTGACCTGTTTGAGCCACCATTTGAGTGACTTGGTCAAGGCCCTAGGAGAAGCGGACGTTGAAATAGAGGACGTCATAGCTGCCCCTCTGGCCACTAGCTTTGTGACTCTGACCAAGACTCAAAAAATAGCGGGGTGTGTCCTGGCCAACATTGGCGCCGAAACAGTTTCTATCATTGTTTTTGAAAATAATATTCCCGTGTCTGTCGAGGTATTTTCTATCGGATCAAACGACATTACCAACGACATCGCGCTTGGTCTAAAAATTTCGATCGAGGACGCCGAGCTCATCAAGCTTGGCGGGCCAAAATCAGTCCAATATCCAAAAAAGAAACTGGATGAAATTATTTTGGCCCGCCTCTCCGATATTTTTGAGCTGATCGAGGGTCATTTGAAAAAAATAGAACGCAGCGGTCTCCTGCCTGCTGGCATCATCATCACTGGTGGCGGTTCGGGTGTGACCAATATCGAAGAATTTGCGCGCATATCTCTAAAACTTCCCTCCAAAAAAGCTAGCTTCAAATTCCCGGTCCCTCTCAAGGGTTCCTTTCGTGAAGCCGAGTGGGCTGTCGCTTATGGCCTCTGTCTTGTGGGTCTCACCAGCGAAGACAATGACATCACCAGCCTCAGACCTGGAACTAGCGCTATAAGCAAGGTTGGTTTGAAAATTTGGCCCTCTCTAAAACGTCTGTTTGCTCAGTTGCTCCCCTAG
- the ybeY gene encoding rRNA maturation RNase YbeY, whose protein sequence is MSEKFSVTVKVKSNPINGLLFRTMEKIKDFIMGADYELSLVIIGSTRSRALNKTYRKINKPTDILSFTLDKKCGEIFIDPHRAAIKAKKFERTFDNFLLFLFIHGLFHLKGFEHSSTMESKEEKVRRKFKI, encoded by the coding sequence ATGAGCGAAAAATTTTCAGTCACCGTTAAAGTAAAAAGCAATCCTATCAACGGATTGCTTTTTCGTACTATGGAAAAAATCAAAGACTTCATCATGGGAGCTGACTACGAGCTTAGCCTGGTCATCATCGGTTCGACTCGTTCACGTGCCTTAAATAAAACCTACCGCAAGATAAACAAGCCGACAGATATTCTTAGCTTCACTTTGGACAAAAAATGTGGTGAGATTTTTATAGACCCCCATCGCGCAGCGATTAAAGCTAAAAAATTTGAGAGGACATTTGATAATTTTTTACTTTTCCTATTTATCCACGGGCTTTTCCATTTGAAAGGATTCGAGCATAGTAGTACAATGGAAAGCAAGGAAGAGAAAGTCCGAAGAAAGTTTAAAATTTAG
- a CDS encoding 30S ribosomal protein S21 has protein sequence MINVQVEKNPTEHTTSIIRRFTKRVQESGVLNRVRSLRYSARNESSYVRKKKTLKVLRRRDDIQKMIKLGKMPIKTR, from the coding sequence ATGATAAATGTCCAAGTAGAGAAAAACCCGACAGAGCACACAACGTCCATCATTCGACGTTTTACTAAACGTGTCCAAGAGTCTGGAGTGCTCAACCGTGTCCGCTCACTTCGCTATAGCGCTCGCAACGAGTCTTCGTATGTGCGTAAAAAGAAAACTCTCAAAGTCCTTCGCCGCCGCGACGATATCCAAAAAATGATCAAGCTCGGCAAAATGCCAATCAAAACTCGTTAA
- a CDS encoding His/Gly/Thr/Pro-type tRNA ligase C-terminal domain-containing protein, with translation MPKQNNHYKKASAIAEHYGFLPSPEFEVEKQDIAKGKTFKEAIAREVHPFKDESCAFSGYVEEKICIVRNSIEKKLVYLPQPPMIYYEGPMKGNTHLKRTGSEKTFNLDIIGNSRSISDAMLIETCYVIVKECRHNKDVIVELNSIGDKDSIGRFARELTNYFKKHSNDLSTECRSLLKKDVFALLTTTHKSCIALRENAPPSINFLSEASRNHFKEVLEYLESLSIPYTINPLLVGNRSYCMGTIFEIKAIPKDKEDYEVVAIGERYNSLAKKVWGKKEIPAVGAAVLIPQDSSGSSKSSLAKKKVQAPRFYFIQLGFDAKLKSLGIIEMLRKAKIPVLQSLSRDKLTSQLGLAEKLNVPYVLIMGQKEAVEGSVVVRNMLNRAQDTVSVDRLVEYLKKLA, from the coding sequence ATGCCGAAACAAAACAATCACTATAAAAAAGCTTCAGCCATCGCCGAACACTATGGCTTTCTCCCATCTCCCGAATTCGAAGTTGAAAAACAAGACATCGCTAAAGGTAAAACCTTTAAAGAAGCCATCGCTAGAGAAGTGCACCCTTTCAAGGATGAGAGTTGCGCTTTTTCTGGTTATGTCGAAGAAAAAATCTGCATCGTGCGCAATAGTATTGAAAAAAAACTGGTGTATCTCCCCCAGCCTCCAATGATTTATTATGAAGGCCCAATGAAGGGCAACACCCACCTCAAGCGTACTGGCAGTGAAAAAACTTTCAATCTAGACATCATCGGCAATTCAAGAAGTATTTCTGACGCCATGCTTATTGAGACCTGCTATGTCATCGTTAAAGAATGTCGTCACAACAAAGACGTAATAGTGGAGCTCAACAGTATTGGGGACAAGGATTCTATTGGACGCTTTGCCCGCGAATTGACTAACTACTTCAAAAAACACTCCAACGATCTATCGACAGAATGTCGTTCACTTTTAAAAAAGGATGTCTTTGCCCTACTGACAACTACCCACAAAAGCTGCATTGCCTTGCGGGAAAATGCCCCTCCTTCAATCAACTTTTTGTCAGAAGCCAGCCGTAATCATTTCAAAGAAGTGCTCGAGTATCTGGAATCCTTGAGTATTCCCTACACTATCAATCCTTTATTGGTCGGCAACAGAAGCTATTGCATGGGAACTATTTTTGAAATCAAAGCGATACCCAAAGACAAGGAAGACTACGAGGTGGTGGCCATCGGTGAACGCTACAATTCCTTGGCTAAAAAAGTCTGGGGTAAAAAAGAAATCCCAGCGGTCGGAGCGGCGGTACTCATTCCGCAGGATTCAAGCGGGTCATCCAAATCTTCTTTAGCAAAAAAGAAAGTCCAAGCCCCACGTTTCTATTTCATTCAGCTTGGTTTTGATGCCAAGCTCAAGAGTCTGGGTATTATTGAAATGCTCCGCAAGGCCAAAATCCCCGTCCTGCAATCACTTTCCCGGGATAAACTCACGAGCCAGCTGGGATTGGCAGAAAAACTCAACGTGCCTTATGTCTTGATCATGGGTCAAAAGGAAGCGGTAGAAGGCAGTGTAGTGGTGAGAAATATGCTCAATCGGGCCCAGGACACAGTTTCAGTAGACAGACTGGTCGAATATTTAAAAAAGCTAGCTTAA
- the lepB gene encoding signal peptidase I translates to MNNEIQPEENQDFEKPIKKTVDEPSRWELFRFAIILLAIFIPLRIFVASPFVVYGSSMEPNFNTGDYLIVDELSYHFHTPNRGDVIVLTPPVSDKKYFIKRVIGLPNETVSVDGDQVYIINADHPKGFELKEPYLAFHKGPQGTWHLGPDEYFVMGDNRDVSSDSRSWGPLKADKIAGRAFLRLYPFNKISLLPAQGYTYQP, encoded by the coding sequence ATGAACAATGAAATCCAGCCGGAAGAAAACCAAGACTTTGAAAAACCTATAAAAAAGACCGTGGATGAACCCTCGCGTTGGGAGCTTTTCCGTTTTGCTATTATCTTGCTCGCCATTTTCATTCCTCTGCGGATTTTTGTAGCCAGTCCGTTTGTAGTTTACGGCAGCTCAATGGAACCAAATTTTAATACCGGCGACTACCTGATTGTGGATGAGCTCTCTTACCATTTTCACACTCCCAATCGAGGAGATGTCATAGTCCTCACCCCTCCAGTCTCGGACAAAAAATACTTTATCAAACGAGTGATCGGCCTGCCAAACGAAACTGTCAGTGTAGATGGCGATCAGGTCTACATCATCAACGCAGATCACCCTAAAGGTTTTGAACTAAAAGAGCCCTATCTAGCTTTTCATAAAGGGCCGCAAGGCACTTGGCATTTAGGCCCAGACGAGTATTTTGTCATGGGTGACAACCGCGACGTCAGCTCGGATTCCCGTTCTTGGGGACCCCTCAAAGCTGATAAAATTGCCGGCCGAGCTTTTTTGAGACTGTATCCTTTCAACAAAATATCGTTGCTCCCAGCCCAAGGCTACACATACCAGCCTTAA
- the pth gene encoding aminoacyl-tRNA hydrolase produces MLIIAGLGNPGEEYLNTRHNVGRMVAQAFAKRNDFPDFIFSKKYNALISERVMTVVFETNMLKKGKPTGAHKLSKKTKEKVMVILPETFMNKSGSALKPLVSNAKKAEQLIVIHDDLDLAFGSSKLAFNRGSGGHRGVESVIRALKTEAFTRLKIGISPSTPSGKIKKPSNDKILDFIIGKFKPAELEQMKKISKESADYVKIILEEGRSHAAGSINNKKK; encoded by the coding sequence ATGCTAATCATTGCTGGTCTCGGAAATCCAGGAGAAGAATACCTAAATACGCGACACAATGTCGGCCGGATGGTCGCACAGGCTTTTGCCAAAAGAAATGATTTTCCGGATTTTATTTTTAGTAAAAAATACAATGCCTTGATTTCGGAACGAGTAATGACAGTCGTGTTTGAAACAAATATGCTCAAAAAAGGCAAACCCACTGGCGCTCATAAACTCTCAAAAAAAACTAAAGAAAAGGTGATGGTAATCCTGCCAGAAACCTTCATGAATAAAAGCGGCAGCGCCCTCAAGCCTCTAGTGTCAAATGCTAAGAAAGCTGAGCAGCTCATTGTCATCCATGATGATTTAGACTTGGCCTTTGGATCATCAAAATTGGCTTTCAATCGAGGGTCAGGAGGTCACCGTGGGGTGGAGTCTGTGATCCGCGCCCTCAAGACGGAGGCTTTTACACGTTTAAAGATAGGGATTTCTCCCTCGACTCCTAGTGGCAAAATCAAAAAGCCCTCAAATGACAAAATTTTAGATTTTATTATTGGAAAATTTAAACCTGCTGAGCTAGAACAGATGAAGAAAATTTCAAAAGAATCTGCGGACTATGTGAAAATAATTCTAGAAGAGGGTAGGTCTCATGCTGCAGGGAGTATAAATAACAAAAAGAAGTAG
- a CDS encoding S1 RNA-binding domain-containing protein, producing the protein MIKTADKETIKDIKDSKKDSPMGKMLNDTVTPPSVADIVEGPVIAIDKKGVFVDLHPYGTGIIYGREYINARDIIKKVNIGDSIAAKVVGYDHPEGYIELSLKEAKQALIWSEAEEAIRLKTAFDLPVVEANKGGLILSWQGIQGFLPASQLKSDHYPRVLDGDKDKILDELKKLLGKRISVVIISASPKEGKLIFSEKNPEQKDKEKIVGKYAVGDEVEGNVTGMVDFGVFVKLEEGLEGLVHISEIDWALVEDPRALFKVGDKVKVKIIEIKDGKISLSIKALKENPWKAASKKYKKDDVVTGVVIKFNKHGALASIEEGVAGLVHVSEFGTEAKLRETIELGKSYSFKINLFDPKEQKMALGFVK; encoded by the coding sequence ATGATTAAAACAGCAGATAAAGAAACCATTAAGGACATAAAGGACAGTAAAAAGGACAGTCCCATGGGCAAGATGCTCAACGACACTGTCACTCCTCCAAGCGTGGCTGACATTGTAGAAGGTCCTGTCATCGCCATCGACAAAAAAGGTGTGTTTGTGGACTTGCACCCATACGGTACCGGTATTATTTACGGCCGTGAATATATCAACGCCCGCGATATTATTAAAAAAGTAAATATAGGAGATAGCATCGCCGCCAAGGTTGTTGGCTATGATCACCCCGAAGGCTATATTGAGCTCTCTCTAAAAGAAGCTAAACAAGCCCTCATCTGGAGTGAAGCCGAAGAAGCTATCCGTTTGAAAACCGCTTTCGATCTTCCCGTCGTCGAGGCCAACAAGGGTGGTCTTATCCTCTCATGGCAAGGTATCCAGGGATTTTTGCCTGCTTCTCAGCTCAAGAGCGACCACTACCCTCGAGTCCTTGACGGCGATAAAGATAAAATCCTGGACGAGCTCAAAAAACTTCTCGGCAAGCGTATTTCCGTAGTCATTATTTCCGCTTCTCCAAAAGAAGGCAAGCTTATTTTCTCAGAAAAAAATCCTGAGCAGAAAGACAAGGAAAAAATCGTGGGCAAATATGCTGTCGGCGATGAAGTCGAAGGAAATGTCACTGGCATGGTAGATTTCGGAGTCTTTGTAAAACTTGAGGAAGGTCTCGAAGGCCTAGTCCATATTTCAGAGATTGACTGGGCGCTCGTCGAAGATCCTCGCGCCCTCTTTAAAGTCGGAGATAAGGTAAAAGTAAAAATTATCGAAATTAAAGATGGCAAAATTTCCCTTTCCATCAAAGCCCTCAAAGAAAACCCTTGGAAGGCTGCAAGTAAGAAATATAAAAAAGATGATGTCGTCACCGGTGTAGTGATTAAGTTCAACAAACACGGAGCTCTGGCTAGTATCGAAGAAGGTGTGGCTGGACTTGTACATGTATCAGAATTTGGCACTGAAGCCAAGCTTCGAGAAACCATCGAACTCGGTAAAAGCTATAGTTTCAAAATCAATCTTTTTGATCCAAAAGAACAGAAGATGGCACTAGGCTTTGTGAAATAG
- a CDS encoding MBL fold metallo-hydrolase, with amino-acid sequence MSPHMRCSAFFFSHPFSLFLARSLCYNIPTMVITYQGLECFKLQFGDLTVVTNPPARDSVFKTSKFGADVVLQTVLDEDMAGGEDYSYGDKKPFIINGPGEYETRGVFIRGFPSVSKYHSANDKTDSDEGESINTIYTFQIDGINLCFLGALGSTDLKPETVEGIDTVDILFVPIGGEGVLTAAEAYKLGVKLEAKLIIPMHYEGTNGKIKEEALKTFLKEAGESAAPTDKLTIKKKDLEGKEGDVVVLSKV; translated from the coding sequence ATGTCACCACACATGCGCTGCTCGGCCTTTTTCTTTTCTCATCCTTTTTCTCTTTTCTTGGCCAGAAGTCTATGCTACAATATCCCCACTATGGTCATCACTTATCAAGGTTTAGAGTGCTTCAAGCTCCAATTTGGAGACCTCACGGTGGTGACCAATCCACCGGCTAGAGACTCCGTTTTTAAAACCTCCAAGTTCGGGGCTGATGTGGTTCTGCAAACGGTCCTCGACGAAGATATGGCTGGAGGCGAGGACTATTCCTATGGAGACAAAAAGCCCTTTATTATCAATGGACCTGGTGAATATGAAACTCGGGGCGTTTTTATTCGAGGTTTTCCTTCAGTGTCAAAATACCATTCTGCTAACGATAAAACAGATAGTGACGAAGGTGAATCAATCAACACTATATATACTTTCCAAATAGACGGAATCAATCTCTGTTTTCTGGGCGCCCTCGGGTCCACTGATCTGAAGCCAGAGACAGTGGAGGGCATCGATACGGTGGATATTCTTTTTGTGCCAATAGGCGGAGAGGGGGTGCTGACAGCCGCAGAAGCTTACAAACTAGGCGTCAAGCTTGAAGCTAAACTCATTATTCCTATGCATTACGAAGGGACCAATGGAAAAATAAAAGAAGAGGCGCTTAAAACTTTTTTGAAGGAAGCAGGGGAATCAGCCGCTCCGACGGACAAACTCACTATCAAGAAAAAAG